In Numidum massiliense, a single genomic region encodes these proteins:
- a CDS encoding KamA family radical SAM protein, whose protein sequence is MAQPKYITNIDRITQIPEEEREKLKPITDKFVFRVNDYYLSLIDWDDPQDPIRKLVIPNTGELSEYGRWDASDEDTNYVVPGCQHKYKTTALLVCSEVCGAYCRYCFRKRLFRHDVKEAMSDVEPGLQYISEHPEINNVLLTGGDPLILATKKINMILERLRAIDHVKIIRIGSKLPVFNPMRIYEDEELLDVISKHSTPEKRIYIMAHVNHPREITEQARKGFQALHDAGAIVVNQTPVLKGINDDPNVLGELLDKLSWAGVTPYYFFVNRPVRGNNDFVLTLEEVYNIVEQAKAKTSGLGKRVRLSMSHTSGKIEILAIEDGKAYLKYHQSRDGEYGKFMVLDCPSDASWFDDLPGNEAYWHEPEKKVDDVVSVNEMSDMPEKKRKTLQRA, encoded by the coding sequence ATGGCGCAACCAAAGTACATTACTAACATTGATAGGATTACGCAGATTCCGGAAGAGGAGCGGGAGAAGCTCAAACCAATCACGGATAAGTTTGTTTTTCGGGTCAACGACTACTATTTAAGTTTAATCGATTGGGACGACCCGCAAGACCCGATCCGCAAACTCGTCATTCCGAACACTGGTGAATTGTCGGAGTACGGACGCTGGGACGCTTCCGACGAAGATACGAACTACGTCGTGCCCGGTTGTCAGCACAAATATAAGACGACGGCACTGTTAGTTTGCTCCGAAGTGTGTGGGGCGTATTGTCGCTACTGTTTTCGCAAGCGCTTGTTCCGCCACGACGTTAAAGAAGCGATGTCCGACGTCGAGCCGGGCTTGCAGTACATTAGCGAACATCCGGAGATTAACAACGTGTTGCTAACTGGTGGGGATCCACTCATTTTGGCGACGAAAAAAATTAACATGATTCTTGAGCGGCTGCGCGCAATCGACCACGTTAAAATTATCCGAATCGGCTCAAAGCTACCTGTGTTTAACCCGATGCGCATTTACGAGGACGAAGAGTTGCTTGACGTCATTAGCAAACACTCGACGCCGGAAAAGCGCATTTACATTATGGCACACGTGAACCATCCGCGAGAAATCACAGAACAAGCGCGAAAAGGCTTCCAAGCGTTACACGATGCCGGAGCGATCGTCGTCAACCAGACGCCGGTGTTGAAAGGGATCAACGACGATCCGAACGTGTTGGGCGAATTGCTGGACAAGCTGTCTTGGGCGGGGGTCACGCCGTATTACTTCTTCGTCAACCGCCCCGTGCGCGGCAATAACGATTTCGTTCTCACGTTGGAAGAAGTGTACAATATCGTCGAACAAGCGAAAGCAAAAACCTCCGGACTTGGGAAGCGCGTGCGCCTCTCCATGAGTCATACGTCTGGGAAAATTGAAATTTTGGCAATCGAAGATGGAAAAGCTTACTTGAAATACCACCAGTCGCGTGATGGCGAGTACGGGAAGTTTATGGTACTTGACTGCCCGTCAGACGCCTCTTGGTTCGACGACTTACCGGGTAACGAAGCATACTGGCACGAGCCGGAGAAAAAAGTTGACGACGTCGTATCCGTTAACGAGATGAGTGACATGCCAGAGAAGAAGAGGAAAACTCTACAAAGGGCTTAA
- a CDS encoding class II aldolase/adducin family protein yields the protein MMYLEERADLCKVTKMMFDRFITNAAGGNISVKMNDEHFIMTPTLMSQMKFGRLEPEEIIVIDREGRVIEGNGKVTREFNMHVAAYDALPEAGSVLHAHAKESMVFASLGLEMPHLCEATRKLGEIITLPFAPATSKELAHNVKQYLQTRKDDLPIATLLREHGILVVDKTLRKGYDMLERIEYNAYVNMQAKLFQLTGDYQPGKKEEAFNYNLEE from the coding sequence ATGATGTACCTTGAAGAACGCGCAGATTTATGTAAAGTCACCAAGATGATGTTCGACAGGTTTATTACGAATGCCGCCGGCGGTAACATTAGCGTCAAAATGAACGACGAACACTTTATTATGACCCCGACGCTTATGTCACAAATGAAGTTTGGCCGCTTAGAACCGGAAGAGATTATCGTCATCGATCGGGAAGGTCGCGTAATCGAAGGAAACGGTAAAGTGACGCGCGAGTTTAATATGCACGTCGCCGCATATGATGCGTTGCCTGAGGCGGGCTCCGTTCTCCACGCTCACGCGAAAGAATCGATGGTGTTTGCCTCGCTCGGCTTAGAGATGCCACACCTATGTGAAGCGACGCGAAAATTAGGTGAGATTATCACCTTGCCATTTGCGCCGGCGACGAGTAAAGAGTTGGCGCACAACGTGAAACAATATTTACAAACGCGCAAAGACGACTTGCCGATCGCTACACTGCTTCGCGAGCACGGCATTCTCGTCGTCGACAAAACGTTGCGCAAAGGGTATGACATGCTGGAACGGATCGAGTACAACGCCTACGTAAACATGCAAGCGAAATTGTTCCAACTGACGGGGGACTATCAACCGGGCAAGAAGGAAGAGGCGTTTAACTACAACTTGGAAGAGTAG
- a CDS encoding PTS galactitol transporter subunit IIC: MAALESVVNFILGMGAPVFVPLIMIIVGLIAGMKFRDAFSAGLTLGLAFVGMNVVVGFMMDAVGPAAQKLVENTGVQLTAIDGGWPPMSTLAWAWPYAFFMFPIQIVLNLIMLAFKQTDTLNVDLWNVWGKIFTAVLVIGVSGNVTLAFLVASIQVILELKLADVNQKQIEQLTQIPGVTCTHGMMMFSAVLHPLNRMLDFIPGMNKKVDADYLKDKIGIFAENHVMGFIIGILIAVAARYSFSDTLTLGVQAAAALTLFPMVAKLFMQALAPLSDAVSEFMKKRFEGREFYIGLDWPFMAGRNEVWVSAIIVVPVILLLAIVLPGNNMLPFAGIINLSVVVPALVVTGGNLLRMIILSLLTTPVFLYASTFFAPTITDLAKTTGVVDVPKGQMLSWFSVESPVFRYSFAHASNFEAIGAILAIAWVAMFVWYYRWMKKRSEQIAKEMDAA; this comes from the coding sequence ATGGCTGCTCTAGAGTCGGTTGTTAACTTTATATTAGGGATGGGGGCACCCGTGTTTGTGCCGCTCATTATGATCATCGTCGGTCTCATCGCCGGAATGAAATTTAGAGATGCGTTTTCTGCCGGTTTAACGCTCGGTCTCGCCTTTGTCGGGATGAACGTCGTCGTCGGGTTTATGATGGACGCCGTCGGTCCGGCAGCGCAAAAACTCGTGGAAAACACAGGCGTACAACTGACCGCAATCGACGGCGGTTGGCCGCCGATGTCCACCCTCGCTTGGGCTTGGCCGTACGCATTTTTCATGTTTCCGATTCAAATTGTGCTTAACTTAATCATGTTAGCGTTCAAGCAAACAGATACGCTGAACGTCGACTTGTGGAACGTATGGGGGAAAATTTTCACCGCCGTATTAGTGATTGGCGTTTCCGGTAACGTGACCCTCGCGTTTTTAGTCGCTTCGATCCAAGTCATTCTCGAATTGAAGCTGGCCGACGTCAACCAAAAACAAATTGAACAGTTGACGCAAATTCCTGGGGTTACGTGTACGCACGGGATGATGATGTTTTCGGCGGTGCTACACCCGCTCAACCGCATGCTCGATTTCATTCCGGGCATGAATAAAAAAGTCGACGCTGACTACTTGAAAGATAAGATCGGAATCTTCGCTGAAAACCACGTGATGGGCTTCATTATCGGGATTTTGATCGCCGTCGCCGCCCGCTATTCATTCTCCGACACGCTGACACTCGGTGTACAGGCGGCCGCTGCGCTCACGTTGTTCCCGATGGTGGCAAAACTGTTTATGCAAGCTTTGGCGCCGCTGTCCGACGCCGTGTCCGAGTTTATGAAGAAGCGCTTTGAAGGCCGGGAGTTTTACATCGGGTTAGACTGGCCATTCATGGCGGGGCGGAACGAAGTATGGGTGTCGGCGATCATCGTCGTACCGGTGATCTTGCTATTAGCCATCGTTTTACCCGGTAACAACATGTTGCCGTTCGCCGGGATCATTAACTTGTCTGTCGTCGTCCCGGCGCTAGTCGTCACTGGGGGCAACTTGCTCCGCATGATTATTTTAAGCTTACTGACGACGCCAGTCTTCTTGTACGCTTCAACGTTCTTCGCGCCGACGATTACTGATCTGGCGAAAACGACCGGTGTCGTCGATGTGCCGAAAGGGCAAATGCTCTCGTGGTTCTCAGTTGAATCGCCTGTGTTCCGCTACAGTTTTGCACACGCGTCTAACTTTGAAGCGATCGGCGCCATACTGGCAATCGCTTGGGTAGCGATGTTCGTCTGGTACTACCGTTGGATGAAGAAGCGCTCAGAACAAATCGCGAAAGAAATGGACGCCGCCTGA
- a CDS encoding PTS sugar transporter subunit IIB, whose protein sequence is MKRVIVACGSGVATSQTVASKVKSLLKDRGINADVEAVDIKSLDTHIKSCACYIAITKPKKEYPVPVINGIAFLTGMGMEQELEKVINALR, encoded by the coding sequence ATGAAACGAGTTATTGTCGCCTGTGGTTCTGGAGTCGCAACGTCGCAAACGGTCGCGTCTAAGGTAAAGAGTTTATTGAAAGATCGCGGCATTAACGCTGATGTCGAAGCGGTCGACATCAAGTCGCTCGATACGCACATTAAAAGCTGTGCGTGTTACATCGCGATTACGAAGCCGAAAAAAGAGTACCCGGTACCAGTTATTAACGGGATCGCCTTTTTGACCGGCATGGGTATGGAACAAGAATTAGAAAAAGTGATTAACGCGCTGCGCTAA
- a CDS encoding PTS sugar transporter subunit IIA translates to MDTFSEMFQRDLIILDGNYGDREELFDKVVTFLQEKGYVKETFKEAIKTREGNYPTGLRTAPFHVAIPHTDPEHINKPFIVFIRPLQQIQFMEMGTDDQYVQAELVFMLGLQRSEKQTALLQKLIDMFMQEEAMNFLMNENDPVNILAFLKKNIK, encoded by the coding sequence ATGGATACCTTCAGTGAAATGTTTCAACGAGATTTAATCATCTTAGACGGCAATTACGGCGATCGAGAAGAGTTATTCGATAAAGTTGTCACTTTTTTACAGGAAAAAGGTTACGTGAAAGAGACGTTTAAGGAAGCGATCAAGACGCGGGAAGGGAACTATCCGACGGGCCTCAGGACAGCGCCGTTCCACGTAGCGATCCCACACACTGATCCAGAACACATTAACAAGCCTTTTATCGTGTTCATTCGGCCTTTGCAACAGATACAGTTCATGGAGATGGGAACGGACGACCAATATGTGCAAGCAGAACTCGTCTTTATGCTCGGCTTGCAACGGTCCGAGAAACAAACGGCTCTACTGCAAAAGCTCATTGACATGTTCATGCAAGAAGAGGCGATGAACTTCTTGATGAACGAAAACGATCCGGTGAATATCCTTGCTTTTTTAAAGAAGAATATAAAATAA
- a CDS encoding L-fuculose-phosphate aldolase translates to MLMQEQRETIVHYGKKLLSSGLTVGTGGNLSYYDPAQGFMAITPSGIDYLEMVPEDVVVADLQGNIVDGKLKPSSEFEMHAIVYRNRDDVTGMVHAHPFYSTTISCLRQPLPAIDYLVAHSGDKEVRCAEYATYGTKQLAENALKALGSSQAVLLANHGFNVVGKDLHEAFAVAEQIEFCARLYWQAKAIGEPVILPDEEMKMMVKRFEGYGQIRK, encoded by the coding sequence GTGTTAATGCAAGAACAACGAGAGACGATCGTTCACTACGGTAAAAAATTGCTTTCGAGTGGCTTGACGGTAGGGACTGGTGGCAACTTGAGTTACTATGATCCGGCGCAAGGTTTCATGGCAATTACGCCTTCCGGCATCGATTATTTAGAAATGGTACCGGAAGATGTCGTCGTCGCCGACTTGCAAGGGAACATTGTCGACGGGAAGTTGAAACCGTCGAGTGAGTTCGAGATGCATGCGATCGTGTACCGCAACCGCGACGATGTGACGGGCATGGTTCACGCGCATCCATTCTACAGCACGACGATTTCCTGTCTTCGCCAGCCGCTACCGGCGATCGATTACCTCGTCGCCCATTCCGGAGACAAAGAAGTGCGCTGTGCGGAATATGCGACGTACGGCACGAAACAGTTAGCAGAAAACGCGTTAAAGGCGCTAGGCTCGTCGCAGGCTGTGCTCCTCGCTAACCACGGCTTCAACGTCGTCGGCAAAGATTTACACGAAGCGTTTGCTGTTGCCGAACAGATCGAGTTTTGTGCGCGCTTGTACTGGCAAGCGAAAGCGATTGGCGAACCTGTCATTTTACCAGACGAAGAAATGAAAATGATGGTGAAGCGCTTTGAGGGATACGGGCAAATTAGAAAGTAA
- a CDS encoding BglG family transcription antiterminator: MHLDNRCDTLLKQILLTPTMKSSELEKKFNLTRRQVAYSLQKINNWLQFNGLPNIERTRSGHFVIDPYLYEKFPDYRDTTSMQTYVPSKEERANLITLILLTRQEEVALIHFTSALDVSKNTVLQDIKIAEKTAETYGTTLLYMRSKGYFIDGCEFDKRRLLIDSVRATLAMPGGGEWVERVADISRESLFALRDKFEKVEAYLQRRFTDERLNELPYLLSATFRRIKMGKIVEDFHINYRDLSNTREYQIAEELFSDEESLPEQERLFITLQLLATNVSSSVLLTDDDIPNLVNALHRMLYAFESMACVQLKDKEQLIDKLLLHVKPAYYRMKYNLQLDNPLTEMIENEYGELHHLVTRASEPLAELVGQRIPNGELAYLTMLIGGWLSRQGDQLQKRKRAIVVCPNGVSVSKLLYSRLKSLFPDLLFLDNVSVREFYDCPLDFDVVFSTTLLETDKKLFLVKPFFTEKEQQAFKNMVEKELFGFSKTRIDIARIVDIVAAHARDVQRGPLVRALDDYFSQLDANAYTVGEHSRKPPLSEVLPINNIVRRDRVASWQDGVRLAAKPLLKRGDIEPSYVEKSIAMVDEAEPYIVIAPLVAIPHAGPEDGVNRLAMSMLRLAQSVKLGAYSVQLIVCLASPDRQSHLKALMQFNNMIAEPRNVERLIRAKDDSEIASMIEHYSTEQFAQLL, encoded by the coding sequence ATGCATCTAGACAATCGCTGTGACACCTTGTTAAAACAGATTTTACTCACACCAACTATGAAAAGCTCTGAGCTTGAAAAGAAGTTTAACTTGACGCGGCGCCAAGTTGCATATAGTCTTCAAAAAATTAACAACTGGTTACAGTTTAACGGTCTGCCGAATATTGAGAGGACGCGAAGTGGGCATTTCGTCATCGATCCGTACTTGTATGAGAAATTTCCCGACTACCGCGATACAACATCGATGCAGACGTATGTGCCATCTAAGGAGGAGCGGGCGAACCTCATTACCCTCATCTTGCTTACGCGGCAAGAAGAAGTGGCGCTTATTCACTTTACGTCTGCATTAGACGTCAGTAAAAACACTGTGTTGCAAGATATTAAGATCGCCGAGAAGACGGCGGAAACTTACGGGACAACGCTTCTTTATATGCGGAGTAAAGGTTACTTCATCGATGGATGCGAGTTTGACAAGCGCCGCTTACTCATTGACAGCGTAAGAGCTACCCTCGCCATGCCGGGTGGCGGGGAGTGGGTCGAGCGAGTCGCGGACATCTCTAGAGAAAGCCTTTTCGCCTTACGCGACAAGTTTGAAAAAGTGGAAGCGTACTTGCAACGACGCTTCACCGATGAACGGCTGAATGAATTACCGTATTTGCTCAGTGCGACTTTTCGCCGTATTAAGATGGGGAAAATTGTGGAGGACTTCCACATAAATTATCGCGATCTCTCCAATACTAGAGAGTATCAAATCGCCGAGGAGTTGTTTTCCGACGAAGAAAGTTTGCCGGAGCAGGAGCGCTTATTTATAACGCTACAACTACTTGCGACGAATGTGTCGTCGTCAGTGTTGCTGACCGACGACGACATTCCGAACTTGGTGAATGCACTGCATCGCATGTTGTACGCGTTTGAAAGCATGGCTTGCGTGCAGCTAAAAGACAAAGAGCAGTTGATCGATAAGTTACTGTTGCACGTCAAGCCGGCGTATTACCGGATGAAGTACAACTTACAATTGGACAACCCGCTAACTGAAATGATTGAAAACGAATACGGTGAGTTGCACCACTTGGTGACACGTGCCTCCGAGCCACTCGCCGAGTTAGTCGGACAGCGCATCCCGAACGGGGAATTGGCGTACTTGACGATGTTAATTGGCGGTTGGCTGTCACGGCAAGGCGATCAGTTGCAAAAGAGGAAAAGGGCCATCGTCGTCTGTCCGAACGGAGTGTCTGTCTCCAAACTGCTTTATTCGCGATTAAAAAGTTTGTTTCCCGATTTGCTGTTTCTCGACAACGTTTCGGTGCGGGAATTTTACGATTGTCCGTTAGACTTCGACGTCGTTTTTTCGACAACGTTGTTGGAAACTGACAAAAAGCTATTTCTCGTCAAGCCGTTCTTTACGGAAAAGGAACAACAAGCGTTTAAAAATATGGTGGAAAAAGAGCTATTCGGCTTTAGTAAAACTCGGATTGACATTGCGCGAATCGTCGACATCGTCGCCGCCCATGCGCGCGACGTTCAGCGGGGGCCGCTAGTTCGGGCGTTAGACGACTATTTTTCCCAATTGGACGCCAATGCGTATACGGTTGGGGAACACAGCCGCAAACCGCCGTTGTCAGAAGTACTGCCGATTAACAACATCGTGCGTCGCGACCGCGTCGCTTCCTGGCAAGACGGTGTGCGCCTCGCAGCGAAGCCGTTACTAAAGCGAGGCGATATTGAACCGAGCTACGTGGAGAAGTCGATTGCCATGGTTGACGAAGCGGAACCGTACATCGTCATTGCGCCGTTGGTAGCGATCCCGCACGCTGGGCCGGAAGACGGTGTAAATAGGCTGGCGATGAGTATGCTCCGCTTGGCACAAAGCGTGAAGCTCGGCGCATACTCCGTCCAACTGATCGTCTGTCTCGCGTCACCTGATCGACAGTCCCATTTAAAGGCGCTCATGCAGTTCAACAACATGATCGCCGAACCGCGTAACGTGGAACGACTGATTCGCGCGAAGGACGACAGTGAAATTGCTTCTATGATCGAACATTACTCAACAGAACAATTTGCCCAACTACTTTAA